A genomic window from Parasteatoda tepidariorum isolate YZ-2023 chromosome 10, CAS_Ptep_4.0, whole genome shotgun sequence includes:
- the LOC139426820 gene encoding putative leucine-rich repeat-containing protein DDB_G0290503: MDIDQSSQSNSQRTEFIISPFNETQPKAAREYEETINQLKNENFDLKVTLFLCEEAHKETYHVEGSYNDEKEDCIQIIVNLKSEAEVLKKELRKKEDKLQSVIEECSERVEKHKAMLLEARKEINEQKEFIGILEQLPTINDYNEVSTQYSEMVSESENMKKLLAKKDQEIKKVVLESRILQDKIVLLNRKVKLRDEAIKRCALKFHEETDHIPKHLRPIIKSSIEAAVDNNVTELISTLEDLKMSLTEKVDTAIPSNLQSAYVGDFLAKNSSPVHSIASTENSHVKNDLCARNVSLVQQRDSNQSEIVSSNEPNGYQNKNVQCNLGAQDIESSESDLEISCKSETYVETVLELENENFSLVQKSEESISNIENFTTAFLEIKERERELHDKLGEAYTKINYLEEELENKQNLLDLEIDVPFVSSADKASQYDLVNQTESLIQEINSGIIQNLTASISDLEKKERELQDQLSKAMSKIKSLEQELDVKDYKLNTDAK; encoded by the coding sequence ATGGATATAGATCAATCGTCTCAATCAAACTCCCAAAGAACGGAGTTTATAATATCGCCATTCAATGAAACTCAGCCTAAGGCTGCTAGAGAATATgaagaaacaataaatcaactaaaaaatgagaatttcgATCTGaaagtaacattatttttatgtgaagAAGCACACAAGGAAACTTATCACGTCGAAGGGAGTTATAATGATGAAAAAGAGGATTGCATCCagattattgtaaatttaaaaagtgaagcagaagttttaaaaaaggagttaaggaaaaaagaagacaaattaCAAAGTGTTATTGAGGAATGTTCAGAACGAGTTGAAAAGCATAAAGCAATGTTACTAGAAGCGCGgaaagaaataaatgaacagAAAGAATTCATAGGAATACTGGAACAGCTGCCAACTATTAACGATTATAACGAGGTCAGTACACAGTATTCTGAAATGGTTAGTGAAagcgaaaacatgaaaaaacttttagctAAAAAagatcaagaaattaaaaaagttgttctAGAGTCAAGGATATTACAGGACAAAATCGTACTTTTGAACAGAAAAGTTAAGCTTAGAGATGAAGCAATCAAACGTTGTGCTCTAAAGTTTCATGAAGAAACAGACCACATCCCCAAGCATCTGAGACCAATTATCAAATCTTCTATTGAGGCTGCTGTGGACAATAATGTAACAGAACTCATTTCTACTCTGGAGGACTTAAAAATGTCTCTAACTGAGAAGGTGGATACAGCAATACCATCAAATCTTCAAAGTGCTTACGTAGGAGATTTCCTGGCAAAGAATTCTTCGCCTGTACATTCGATTGCATCAACAGAAAACTCACAtgtgaaaaatgatttatgtgcTAGAAATGTTAGCTTAGTTCAACAAAGAGATTCGAACCAATCAGAAATAGTTTCTTCTAATGAACCTAATGGTTATCAGAACAAAAACGTTCAATGTAATTTAGGAGCACAAGATATTGAATCTAGTGAAAGTGATTTAGAAATATCTTGTAAAAGTGAAACTTATGTTGAAACAGTCTTAGAACTAGAGAATGAAAACTTTAGTTTGGTACAAAAGAGTGAAGAAAGCatatcaaatattgaaaattttacaacagcttttttagaaataaaagaacgaGAGCGAGAACTCCATGACAAGTTAGGGGAAgcttacacaaaaataaattacctagaagaagaacttgaaaataaacaaaatttactggACTTGGAGATTGATGTGCCATTTGTCAGCTCAGCGGATAAAGCCTCTCAGTATGACTTAGTAAATCAGACTGAGAGTTTGATACAAGAAATTAATTCAGGAATTATTCAAAACTTAACTGCGAGTATTtctgatttagaaaaaaaagaacgagaACTCCAAGACCAGTTAAGCAAAGCTATGTCAAAAATCAAGAGTCTTGAACAAGAGTTGGATGTCAAAGATTATAAGTTAAACACGGACGCCAAATAA